In Mastacembelus armatus chromosome 5, fMasArm1.2, whole genome shotgun sequence, a single genomic region encodes these proteins:
- the tgfa gene encoding protransforming growth factor alpha translates to MTRIFWDAFFLISGSLFTFGAEPNNSTTEASISIHINSSATTDTFINSPATPGHTNMTTIATTIDRPMVKGSHLMFGAAQTSSAFIDTNSSAAPLLTANNSATASRRNTTTRTIAVAMTSISPVKKFVAAAVRSHFDDCPDSHRHFCLHGTCRFLILEETPACVCQQGFVGMRCEHADLLAVVATNHRQHTVATLLVLCVIGCVLIMVVCTLLHCWWRQGCRRRSYAHHYASEKHRASCYPSESVV, encoded by the exons ATGACTCGGATTTTCTGGGATGCGTTTTTTCTCATAAGCG GTTCTCTTTTTACATTTGGAGCAGAACCAAACAATTCAACTACTGAAGCTAGCATTTCCATTCATATTAACTCCAGTGCTACAACAGACACCTTCATAAACAGCCCTGCAACACCTGGCCACACAAACATGACAACAATTGCAACTACTATTGACAGACCCATGGTTAAAG GTTCCCATTTAATGTTTGGCGCAGCGCAGACCAGTTCAGCATTTATTGATACGAACTCCTCTGCAGCTCCACTCTTGACAGCAAACAACTCTGCAACAGCCAGCAGAAGAAATACTACCACCAGAACGATTGCAGTTGCTATGACTAGCATCTCTCCAGTTAAAA agtttgtggctgcagctgttCGGTCTCATTTTGACGACTGTCCCGACTCTCACCGCCATTTCTGCTTACATGGCACATGTCGCTTCCTGATATTGGAGGAGAcacctgcatgtgt GTGTCAGCAAGGCTTTGTTGGGATGAGGTGTGAGCATGCTGATCTGCTGGCTGTAGTAGCAACTAATCACAGACAACACACTGTTGCCACACTGCTGGTGCTGTGTGTGATTGGGTGTGTTCTGATCATGGTGGTGTGTACTCTTTTACA TTGTTGGTGGAGGCAAGGCTGTCGAAGGCGGAGCTATGCACATCACTACGCCTCAGAGAAGCACAGAGCATCCTGCTATCCATCTGAGAGTG TGGTTTGA